One window of the Eucalyptus grandis isolate ANBG69807.140 chromosome 6, ASM1654582v1, whole genome shotgun sequence genome contains the following:
- the LOC104448460 gene encoding putative RNA-binding protein YlmH, which translates to MALASCKAQWIARRAVQALSRPHPRPQPRAICFQRLSYPATRRFSPLLSPFGHSASQMCHLAQAVKRNEDDLLKGLGDKNVIEEVKHILEMAKRTSSRNIVLHTDFLTPPVQKESMLLLEKLADIKAIAQGGYPQAERCRISIGHIDTLTSEPDIVAAASITGNFSFDSCSHGDFLGAILGTGIAREKLGDILLQGERGAQILIVPELVDFITATLDKVGNVPVSCTRIPLLTLEYEPPRTKSFRSVEASLRVDALASAGFKMSRSKLAALISNGDVRVNWTTVTKNGTTLKSGDIVSVSGQGRLKIGEIITTRKGKFAVELIRYL; encoded by the exons ATGGCTCTCGCCAGCTGCAAAGCGCAGTGGATTGCGCGAAGAGCAGTTCAAGCCCTGTCGCGTCCTCACCCTCGTCCCCAGCCTCGCGCAATCTGTTTCCAGCGCCTCTCTTACCCCGCAACTCGTCGGTTCTCGCCTCTCCTTTCGCCTTTTGGCCATTCAG cTTCACAAATGTGTCACCTGGCACAAGCTGTAAAGAGAAACGAGGATGATTTACTTAAAGGACTGGGGGACAAGAATGTCATTGAAGAAGTGAAGCACATTCTTGAAATG GCGAAAAGGACATCATCAAGAAATATAGTTTTGCACACCGATTTTCTCACTCCTCCGGTGCAGAAGGAGTCTATGCTTCTCTTGGAAAAGCTAGCTGACATCAAAGCCATAGCTCAAGGAGGATATCCACAG GCTGAGCGATGCAGGATTTCCATTGGGCATATTGACACTTTGACCAGTGAACCTGACATAGTTGCAGCAGCAAG TATCACAGGGAATTTTTCATTTGACTCGTGTTCTCATGGAGACTTCCTTGGTGCAATTCTTGGGACAGGAATTGCAAGGGAAAAACTTGGAGATATTCTCTTGCAG GGAGAAAGGGGGGCTCAAATCCTCATTGTTCCTGAACTTGTGGACTTTATCACAGCAACTCTGGATAAG GTTGGTAATGTTCCAGTCTCTTGCACAAGAATACCACTGCTCACTCTTGAATATGAACCACCAAG GACCAAGTCATTCAGATCGGTGGAAGCATCGTTAAGGGTTGATGCTCTGGCTAGTGCGGGATTTAAGATGTCTCGGTCAAAGCTAGCTGCTTTAATCAG TAATGGTGATGTGCGTGTTAATTGGACAACTGTAACAAAAAACGGAACCACACTCAAGAGTGGGGATATTGTCTCTGTTAGTGGTCAAGGGAGATTAAAG ATAGGGGAAATCATCACAACGAGAAAGGGTAAATTTGCAGTGGAGCTCATTCGATACCTGTAA